The sequence tgtgtgtgtgtgtgtttttggatctatgtgcttaacatttttcttgattgagagatgttttgagagattaaaatgttgtttggatctttggttgagtagcatgtttgattgcattcatgtttgtgtttttcttttttttgaaaaattatttttaagcaatcttgacAGCTCCTTGACACCTCttgacagctaggctatctatcgagctctttagcttctttttatcgcaatctcgatagcttctcaatagctcctctatccatcgagaaagtttttatctcgatagattctcggtagctcctcgatccatcaagcCTTTTTTGCTATGAACACCTCTGGATAGCTGCTTGATAGCTGCATCTGCCTAAGTTTaaacctcgacacctctcgatctgtcgagaatttAGAGGTTCTATATATTGGATCCTCGCGATACCAGGTTCacttctctcgatctctcttgaCTCTCGTTGACTTTTCACATCCCAAAACCTCTCTGTCTCACTCCAAACTTCATCTTCAAAGGTTTTTCGGCCCAGATCATGTATTTCTTCATTGGTAAGGGTCCTaaatccttcattcttcatgcatttcaagcatttgacctaactttttgagatttttaaaaatttttggggtttttcaaaattgatgaagtttttgtgaaatttttgggataggTCTTGTTTAAATGGctttaaatcatcatgcattgcatcacatttgcattataacaaagtttcatgcattttagatgtgcgtttactttgttgcaatgTTGTGtgttggtaggtttggattgggctaagcctatgatgtttttaattttgcatgtcacatgttcatgtatTTCGATGCATACATACCTTCATTTTtgtatattcttatatattgactgtgttggtgcttttctgcgtgtctctttctctatctctcctTCTTTCGATTAGTTACTCTATGACACATAAACGAAAATCCACTCCGTCTCGAAACCTTCTTCATTCCGGGGTTTCTTCTTCTGATCCTACCCCTTCCCACATTCAgttccgtgatgataaagcTCGATAGGACTTTtcagagaacttttctagatgaggcattcattcagaacgccaagtcattttatCGGACTTCTCCGATATTGACCTACCCATTGTCATTCACGGTAGGGGTTATGAGTTACTGTATGGTGTCTCGATCACTTGTCCATTCATGATCATTCatgagttttactccaacatgcacggATTCGATTATTCAATACCTCTTTTTGttactcgcgttcgaggtatgTGCATTGTGGTCACATCAGATATTGTATCCGAGGTGCTCCACGTCCcaagggtagcgcatcctgactacccggTTATGATCATCTTAAGATTGTGCCTAAACTGGagattaatctttaatttttctgtGTGGAGTATGTGGAAGAGTAGAAATTTATGTCTTCAACaagaaaaatccaaatccaaatttggTTGTGGAAATTTATAATCAAACGTTGGAGTTTATGTTTTATGTGAGCTCGCCAAGGAATATAGTTCGCAGAATTAATAAAAGAGTCAGATGGGAGAAACCTTAAGTAGGATGGAGGAAGTTAAACACTGATGGATCATCTTTGGGCTGCTTGGAATGAGCTGGCTGTGGGGGTGTGGTTAGGGATGAACATGGTCATTGGGTTGTAGGTTTTACAAGGCATGTTGGATCAACAAATAGTCTTGCTGCTAAACTTTGGGGACTTAGAGATGGGCTTTTGCTTTGCTGTAATTTGAATATCTTGTCTTATTGTTGAACTAGATGCAAAGGTggttgtggatgctcttaaaaaTTCTGACTATGTAAATCATATAATATCTCTCTTACTGGATGACTGCAGGAAATTAGTGACTAGATTCCAGCAAATTCAGATCACCCAGTGCTACCGGCAGGCCAATCGATGTGCTGATATACTAGCCAGAATAGGTGCTGATCTAGATTctgatttcattttgttttccaGTCCGCCTGTGGACTTAGTTAAGGCGTTGGAGGATGACTGTAATGGAACTTATTTTAACAGACCTTGTACTGAGTCTCTTGTAATTGTTTAGTTAATGTTTCGtttattttacccaaaaaaagagaaaaaagagagagagagatattaacGGTTGCCAATGGAATTAATTGGAGCATGAGCAAGAGCTTGGAGCCGAGGAAACGACATTTGTGGATGCACATAAAATAACTGTATGATACAgactagttttgtttttgttttttgttttcggATTTGGAATATGTTAAAAGGAGATTTGAGGCTTTGCTAATATTTGGAGAGCTATGGGCTCAGGAACGGgccaatggatttttttttttttttgttaggctttttgtactagattttttttttctttggttttttgtttaccaatataatttgaaaagtgttatatccacaatactttcacaatattttacatatattgaactagttcaaaaattttagatgataattttaaattttgagagagTCAATTCTAAAATTTGGGAGGGCCAATGAATAAATTTACATGTAATCttagtaatttataatttttttttactagctCTAATGGAGAATTCAAAAGGCTGGGGGggtcgggggggggggggggtgcccCCCTTGCCCGCCTTTGGAGACTGAGACAGGGGCTTCACCAACAAATGATGTTCATTGAAACATGGCTGCCtagaaaagtttgatgaagTATAGCAATTCAATTTTCGGAAACAGTAGATTTCATGCATTGTTTACAAAAACTGCGTGTACTTTTtccagcaatttttttttttttaaattaggtctcacggcactattcacacatttaaaaattattttgttactgtattttcaattttcaacagtaaacagtatccaaacagacccaagTGAACAAGGATTCGATTGGAAGAGGCTTATGTGTTACTTTCAAGCccacctaaaaaataatattctaaGTTCTAACAGAAACTTTCGCAAACAATATTCGAACACCCATCTTGATTCAAACGAAATGTTTACTTTTTAGTCTACTTTTGAAGTGAAATGCATGATAACGTCTGACTCttcaatttttggaaaaattaagtatttctttttcttttcttttcttttctctaaataaGTGAACATCGATTCGATTGGAAGAGGCTAATATGGGTCACCTCAAGTCcacctgaaaaagaaaaatccaacaGTAACTTGGAAGTTGCAAAGACACCCATCTTGACTTAAATGCAATGCTAACTTTTTAGtctaatatattattactaGTCTTAACAATCCATTTCCAGAGTAAAAATTGTGCTGGAgtttgaaaattcaatttttgtgtgggagaaaaatataaacaattcaaaACTAAGTTATGTCTACATGCATCTGCTTGATACAGAAATAAAGGGACTGCGCTTAGCAACGGTTGAACAGACTTCTTGACTCAAATGCAATGCTAACTTTTTTGCCTAATGTATTATGACTAGTCCTAACAATCCCTTTCCAGAGTAAATATCTTGCTGAAgtttgaaaattcaatttttgtgtgggagaaaaatataaacaatccAAAACTAAGTTATGTCAAAATGCATCTGCTTGATAGAGAAATAAAGGGACTGCGCTTAGCAACGGTTGAACAGACATCTTGACTCAAATGCAATGCTAACTTTTTTGTCTAATGTATTATGACTAGTCCTAACAATCCCTTTACAGAGTAAATATTTTGCTGAAgtttgaaaattcaatttttgtgtgggagaaaaatataaacaatccAAAACTAAGTTATGTCTGCATGCATCTGCTTGATACAGAAATAAAGGGACTGCGCTTAGCAACGGTTGAACAGACATCTTGACTCAAATGCAATGCTAACTTTTTTGTCTAATGTATTATGACTAGTCCTAACAATCCCTTTACAGAGTAAATATTTTGCTGAAgtttgaaaattcaatttttgtgtgggagaaaaatataaacaatccAAAACTAAGTTATGTCAAAATGCATCTGCTTGATAGAGAAATAAAGGGACTGCGCTTAGCAACGGTTGAACAGACATCTTGACTCAAATGCAATGCTAACTTTTTTGTCTAATGTATTATGACTAGTCCTAACAATCCCTTTACAGAGTAAATATTTTGTTGAAgtttgaaaattcaatttttgtgtgggagaaaaatataaacaatccAAAACTAAGTTATGTCTACATGCATCTGCTTGATAGAGAAATAAAGGGACTGCGCTTAGCAACGGTTGAACAGACATCTTGACTCAAATGCAATGCTAACTTTTTTGTCTAATGTATTATGACTAGTCCTAACAATCCCTTTACAGAGTAAATATTTTGCTGAAgtttgaaaattcaatttttgtgtgggagaaaaatataaacaatccAAAACTAAGTTATGTCTACATGCATCTGCTTGATAGAGAAATAAAGGGACTGCGCTTAGCAACGGTTAAACAGACATCTTGACTCAAATGCAATGCTAACTTTTTTGTCTAATGTATTATGACTAGTCCTAACAATCCCTTTACAGAGTAAATATTTTGCTGAAgtttgaaaattcaatttttgtgtgggagaaaaatataaacaatccAAAACTAAGTTATGTCTACATGCATCTGCTTGATAGAGAAATAAAGGGACTGCGCTTAGCAACGGTTGAACAGACATCTTGACTCAAATGCAATGCTAACTTTTTTGTCTAATGTATTATGACTAGTCCTAACAATCCCTTTACAGAGTAAATATTTTGCTGAAgtttgaaaattcaatttttgtgtgggagaaaaatataaacaatccAAAACTAAGTTATGTCTACATGCATCTGCTTGATAGAGAAATAAAGGGACTGCGCTTAGCAACGGTTAAACAGACATCTTGACTCAAATGCAATGCTAACTTTTTTGTCTAATGTATTATGACTAGTCCTAACAATCCCTTTACAGAGTAAATATTTTGCTGAAgtttgaaaattcaatttttgtgtgggagaaaaatataaacaatccAAAACTAAGTTATGTCTACATGCATCTGCTTGATAGAGAAATAAAGGGACTGCGCTTAGCAACGGTTGAACAGACATCTTGACTCAAATGCAATGCTAACTTTTTTGTCTAATGTATTATGACTAGTCCTAACAATCCCTTTACAGAGTAAATATTTTGCTGAAgtttgaaaattcaatttttgtgtgggagaaaaatataaacaatccAAAACTAAGTTATGTCTACATGCATCTGCTTGATAGAGAAATAAAGGGACAGCGCTTAGCAATGGTTGAACAGACATTGCCTACCATTTTTGCACAAAGATTAATTATTACAATCTGTGCCAATAAATAGAAGCGAACACATTGCTCATATGCACCCTCCTATTCTCTCTTACACTAAATTATGAAGCATTTCCGTTTcttaattcttcttctttccctcTTTCAAATCATTTCAAGTTATGGCATGAAAATGGTGGGAGGCATTGACTCCAGCACTGACAGAGAAGCCCTTCTAGCTTTCAAATCCTTAGTTATTGATCCTCAGAATGCTCTCTCTGGATGGAACATAAATTCATCTCATTGTACTTGGTTTGGTGTGAACTGCACCAGCAATGGAACACTAGTCCAATCACTAAGCCttgcaaatcttgggctctttgGCAATATTCCTCCTCGGCTCTCCAATCTCACTTGCCTTAAGACTCTAAACCTTTACAACAACTCTTTTTTTGGCCAAATTCCTTCTGAGCTAGGCCGTCTTACTAGCCTTCAGAGTATAATTCTCGCGACAAACAACATCAGTGGTACCATTCCTATTAGTCTATCTGATTGTCTTATGCTTGAACaaatgagttttgagaacaacAAAATTACTGGTCCTCTTCCTACTGAACTAGGCCATCTTCCTAGATTGAAAATTCTTGATGTATCCATGAACAATCTTACTGGTGCAATTCCCTCTACTTTTGGCAATCTCTCCACTATGACCAGTCTCAGCATAGCAAGAACCAACATATCTGGCAAAATTCCAAATGAGTTGGGTCGTCTCCATAATCTTGTCATGCTACAACTCTCGGAGAATCAATTAAGTGGTGAGATACCCTTTTCTATTTTCAACATATCCTCCTTGGAGTTCTTATCTCTCACAGAAAACAGGCTTGTTGGAAAGCTGCCATCCAATATAGGCCTTACCCTTCCCAACATAAGGGAACTCCACCTGGGGCGCAATAGTTTGGAAGGGCCAATACCAAGTTCTTTATCCAATGCTTCACATATTGAATTCCTTGATCTCCCTTCAAACAATTTCACTGGGCCTATTCCTTTACTTGGTAACTTGAAAAATCTTGCCAAATTAATTCTTGGCTCAAACAAATTATCTTCTACAACAGAGCAGAATTTTCAAGTATTTGATTCCCTTACAAAATGTACCAAGTTAGAGTACATCTTTCTCAATTCCAACCAATTAGCTGGTGAGCTTCCCAGTTCGGTTGCAAATCTCTCATTCAATCTCCAACAATTTTGTATTGATGATAATTTGTTGAACGGTAGCTTCCCTCAAGGACTTGAGAGGTACCAAAACCTTGTAGCCTTATCGATTCAACAAAATTCTTTCAGAGGCCAAATACCAAAGTCCATTGGAAAGCTTCAGAAACTACAAATACTTCAGGTACATGAAAACCTCTTCTCCGGAGAAATTCCTGACATCTTTAGCAATCTCACACAACTATATGAGCTCTATATGGGAAATAACCAGTTATCTGGTATAATTCCCATGAGTATAGCTACATGCCAGCTGTTAGAGACACTTTTTCTAGCTGGGACAGCGGTCAATGGAAGCATTCCAAAGCAAATTTTTGAGCTTCCCCAgctaaaatttttgatattgGCGAATAACACTTTAAGCAGTTCTCTGCCCGACGAATTTGGCCATTTGAGACAGCTTGAAATCATGGACATTTCTGGAAACCAGCTATCCGGATATATTCCTGCAATAACTGAGAGATACTCAAGTTTGAGCAGGCTCAACATTGCAAGAAATAAGATAACTGGCTCATTACCGAAGTCGTTGGAATATCTAGCGGCACTGGAGAGCTTGGATCTTTCTTCCAACAATCTCTCAGGCCTAATCCCCAAAGAGTTGCAGAACCTTCATGTTTTGGAAACGTTAAATTTGTCTTTCAACAGCTTTGAAGGAGAAGTACCGAAAAATGGTGTCTTTGCAAAAATCAGATGGGATTCTCTCCAGGGAAACTCCAGGCTCTGTGCAATTGACCATGATGCTGCCGAAAAGCTAAGAGTCAATCCTTGTGTCACAAAAAAGAAGTCAAATTCTCATTTAGTACTCAAAGTCACTATTCCAATTTCTGCTATCATTGTGCTTGTCTGTGCATTGTGTTTAGTGTGGGCACTAATCACCAAAAAGAAGAGCAAGATAAGAAACAATGGAACTTCTTCATCTGTAGTCAAGGGTTTACCCCCAAGGCTATCTTACTCAGAAATCCAGCTTGGTACAAATGGTTTTGCCACAGAAAATTTGTTAGGGAAGGGAGCGTTTGGGTCTGTTTATAGAGCTGTTTTCAGTACTGGTGAGAATGGAACCCAGACCACAGTTGCAGTGAAGGTTCTAGACTTGACACAAAGTAAAGCTTCCAAGAGTTTTGATGCAGAATGTGAAGCTCTAAGAAACATCCGCCATCGGAACCTTGTTAAGGTGTTCACTTCTTGCTCTAGCATTGATCACACAGGAGCTGCATTCAAGGCTTTGGCTATGGAATTCATGTCTAACGGTAACTTGGATAAGTGGTTGTATCCAGAGGATGTTGAATGTGGATCAACTCTGACATTAACCCAGAGACTGAATATTTCAATTGATGTAGCTACTGCCTTAGATTACCTACATCATGACTGTGATCCACCAGTAGTCCATTGTGATTTGAAACCTGGAAATGTGCTTTTGGACGAAGATATGACTGCTCATGTTGGAGATTTTGGGTTAGCAAGGTTTCTCTCCCATAATTCATCACAGAATGAAAGCAGCACAATTGGTCTAAAAGGCTCAATTGGTTACATTGCTCCAGGTATGTAAATCTTATCGTATGAAACTTGAATGGAActtatgattaaattcaccatttcctaatGGATTAAGCTTTTAGGACAAATGGTAATTTGTCATAGTACCAGCCCAACTAATTTCAAGTTCCAAACATGTTTCCACTCTACTTCTCTTGCTACATTTAACCCAAAGAACATATTTGAATGGAAGAAATAGGAATATCTAACACTATGTTTCCTGCATAGTTCTTTAAGCTTTTAATAATTTCTGGTTACGAATTCTTGATCCTAATATCCTGAATTCATTTGTAGAGTATGGCTTGGGCGGAAAGGCTTCAACCAGTGGGGATGTCTATAGCTTTGGAATACTGCTGCTTGAGATGATCATTGCCAAGAAGCCCACAGATAGGATGTTCCAGGAAGGTTTAAGCCTAAACAAGTTCATCTCTGAAGTGCACGAGAGTAAAATCTTGGATATTGCTGATCCAAGGCTTTTCAAGGATTATGAATCTGTAACACGAAGCAGCAGTACTAGTTGTTCTATTGGTGGAGatagcagcagcagcagcagcagcaacaacaacaacattacTTTAAGAAGTGAGGAGTGTGTGGCTGCAATGGTGGGAGTTGGATTATCTTGTGCTGCTCATTCATCAAAAGAACGTTTTACTATGAGAGAAGCCTTATCCAAGTTGCAAGAGATTAAAAGGAGTTTTATTGGATCTTGAAGCATTGCCTTAACACTTTTGTGCGGAGTTTAAGTTTATTGCTCAAGCTATTTAAGTTTGATGGCCAATTAATGGGATCATATGCCAAATTGCATTTTCTTTATCAAACCCCAAATTGAGGCAGTTCAGAAATTTTCTTATGTTAACATGTGctaaaataagataaaaccTTAGACTACACCTTTAATGAATGCAACATCCCCCTTGGTTCATATTGAACTATCTCTTATTCATTTGCCTTTTATCATTGCCCCTTCACATgctctagaaaaaaaatttcagtggTTTTTGTTAAGAAATCAATCAATATCTTCACTATTCCTTATTCAATCTGATTGAATTTATCCCATATTGTGGCTACACATTAGCACAACCCAAAGTGTTACATTTTATGCCATAGAAGGTTGTGTATCTAGTGTTCTTTGTTTATAAACCCAGTCTACTACTACAAGAGTTAGGCCATTTTGTAATGGTACTCTGGTTATGTAATGTCTTATAAATTGGTTTAAAACACTAGTTTATATACTTTCGTGTGTGTTTGATGTAGGACACgatttctctaatttttgtaaatatttaattttagtattttttatgtaatttttgttattttatgtttaggttatttatttccttttttttaggtgatttaaatgttatttagtcaaattagggttttatatGCCTTCGTAGCCGTCTTAGGGTTTCTAATTGCCctaggttttatttttactatttaaacgcATTGTAACTTTCAAAGACAATTCAGTTTTCagactattatcaataaacacgGACTTTTGCCAAATTAT comes from Castanea sativa cultivar Marrone di Chiusa Pesio chromosome 3, ASM4071231v1 and encodes:
- the LOC142627706 gene encoding uncharacterized protein LOC142627706, which produces MKHFRFLILLLSLFQIISSYGMKMVGGIDSSTDREALLAFKSLVIDPQNALSGWNINSSHCTWFGVNCTSNGTLVQSLSLANLGLFGNIPPRLSNLTCLKTLNLYNNSFFGQIPSELGRLTSLQSIILATNNISGTIPISLSDCLMLEQMSFENNKITGPLPTELGHLPRLKILDVSMNNLTGAIPSTFGNLSTMTSLSIARTNISGKIPNELGRLHNLVMLQLSENQLSGEIPFSIFNISSLEFLSLTENRLVGKLPSNIGLTLPNIRELHLGRNSLEGPIPSSLSNASHIEFLDLPSNNFTGPIPLLGNLKNLAKLILGSNKLSSTTEQNFQVFDSLTKCTKLEYIFLNSNQLAGELPSSVANLSFNLQQFCIDDNLLNGSFPQGLERYQNLVALSIQQNSFRGQIPKSIGKLQKLQILQVHENLFSGEIPDIFSNLTQLYELYMGNNQLSGIIPMSIATCQLLETLFLAGTAVNGSIPKQIFELPQLKFLILANNTLSSSLPDEFGHLRQLEIMDISGNQLSGYIPAITERYSSLSRLNIARNKITGSLPKSLEYLAALESLDLSSNNLSGLIPKELQNLHVLETLNLSFNSFEGEVPKNGVFAKIRWDSLQGNSRLCAIDHDAAEKLRVNPCVTKKKSNSHLVLKVTIPISAIIVLVCALCLVWALITKKKSKIRNNGTSSSVVKGLPPRLSYSEIQLGTNGFATENLLGKGAFGSVYRAVFSTGENGTQTTVAVKVLDLTQSKASKSFDAECEALRNIRHRNLVKVFTSCSSIDHTGAAFKALAMEFMSNGNLDKWLYPEDVECGSTLTLTQRLNISIDVATALDYLHHDCDPPVVHCDLKPGNVLLDEDMTAHVGDFGLARFLSHNSSQNESSTIGLKGSIGYIAPEYGLGGKASTSGDVYSFGILLLEMIIAKKPTDRMFQEGLSLNKFISEVHESKILDIADPRLFKDYESVTRSSSTSCSIGGDSSSSSSSNNNNITLRSEECVAAMVGVGLSCAAHSSKERFTMREALSKLQEIKRSFIGS